One stretch of Enoplosus armatus isolate fEnoArm2 chromosome 1, fEnoArm2.hap1, whole genome shotgun sequence DNA includes these proteins:
- the LOC139284034 gene encoding membrane progestin receptor beta-like, whose translation MPWVSFAPPSLCLTFLPLLDRLLPSLPPTVRDVDVPPLFRERFILSGYRPPGLSWRSYVLSLFQIHNETLNVWSHLLAAACVVMRFMIFTVLQGGGILGFRLQGPEGQGFSVDVSSLPLVLYVLSAVTYLSCSAAAHLLQSHSEQAHYSLFFLDYVGVAVYQYGCALALCLYSSDSSWTQSMLGQVFLPAAAILAWFSCSACCYAKLRFRRPYPLHRKLCQVVPMGMAYLLDISPLAHRLVTGSWTSNSALPLHGLQVVLFLLSAFFFSCPIPERFSPGRFDIVGHGHQLFHILLSFCTLVQQEALFQDFLWRRPALVREFGEERLLLACASFPCLALCCTMTALGMRRRAQAQLMKEQR comes from the exons ATGCCTTGGGTGTCGTtcgcccctccctctctgtgcctcaccttcctccctctgctggaccgcctcctcccctccctcccccccaccGTCCGAGACGTGGACGTCCCCCCTCTGTTTCGGGAGCGGTTCATCCTGTCTGGGTACCGTCCTCCGGGCCTGTCGTGGCGTAGTTACGTCCTCAGCCTCTTCCAGATCCACAATGAGACTCTGAACGTGTGGAGCCACCTGTTGGCCGCCGCCTGCGTGGTGATGAGGTTCATGATCTTCACCGTCCTGCAGGGAGGG GGGATCCTGGGTTTTCGGCTGCAGGGTCCCGAAGGTCAGGGCTTTTCTGTGGACGTCTCCTCGCTGCCTCTGGTCCTCTACGTTCTCTCTGCCGTCACATACCTGAGCTGCAG TGCTGCGGCTCACCTGTTGCAGTCCCACTCGGAGCAGGCGCATTACTCGCTGTTCTTCCTGGATTACGTGGGCGTGGCCGTCTACCAGTACGGCTGCGCTCTGGCTCTGTGCCTGTACAGCTCGGACAGCTCCTGGACAcaaagcatgctgggacag GTCTTCCTCCCGGCCGCCGCAATCCTCGCCTGGTTCTCCTGCTCTGCCTGCTGTTATGCGAAACTTCGTTTCCGGCGGCCATACCCGCTCCACAGGAAGCTCTGCCAGGTGGTGCCGATGGGCATGGCCTACCTGCTGGACATCAGCCCTCTCGCCCACCGTCTCGTCACCGGCAGCTGGACAAGCAACTCTGCACTGCCACTGCACGGCCTGCAG GTGgtgctgtttctgctgtcagccttcttcttctcttgcccCATACCTGAGCGCTTCTCCCCGGGCCGCTTTGACATCGTCGGCCACGGCCACCAGCTCTTCCACATCCTGCTGTCCTTCTGCACGCTGGTCCAGCAGGAGGCGCTGTTCCAGGACTTTCTGTGGCGGCGGCCAGCCCTGGTCAGGGAGTTCGGAGAGGAGCGCCTCCTGCTGGCCTGCGCCTCCTTCCCCTGCCTGGCGCTCTGCTGCACGATGACGGCGCTCGGCATGAGGAGGCGAGCTCAAGCTCAGCTGATGAAAGAGCaaagatag
- the il17a/f2 gene encoding interleukin 17a/f2, whose product MELRRSVCTLLVCCIALWVVSSSSRVEAPPPPGCDSMLAFSSEVSSSSEGNGNIHSRSLSPWSWRSSTVKNRIPSTLWEAECSFSFCSSPKPGQKGRDNLNSVPIYQNVLVLNRQEGGRCYTASYRSVAVGCTCVWAKTNQN is encoded by the exons ATGGAGCTGAGACGCAGCGTCTGCACTCTGCTG GTatgttgcattgcattgtgggtcgtctcctcctcctccagggttgaagctcctcctcctcctggttgtGACTCCATGTTGGCGTTCTCCTCAGaggtgtcctcctcctctgaaggAAACGGGAACATCCACAGCAGGTCTCTGTCTCCATGGAGCTGGAG GTCGTCTACGGTGAAGAACCGGATCCCCTCCACCCTCTGGGAGGCCGAGTGCAGCTTCAGCTTCTGTTCCAGTCCCAAGCCCggacagaaaggcagagacaaCCTGAACTCAGTCCCCATCTACCAGAACGTCCTGGTCCTGAACCGGCAGGAGGGGGGGCGCTGCTACACCGCATCATACCGCTCTGTGGCTGTCGGCTGTACCTGCGTCTGGGCCAAGACCAACCAAAACTGA